A window of the Chloroflexus sp. Y-396-1 genome harbors these coding sequences:
- a CDS encoding transglycosylase domain-containing protein, translated as MIRSRRIVMNGRRGRRHIPPRLLRSRPTPRSAVSKVILNIILITLGFGVVVLLALAGAAYNAYSQIAESLKPRLALLDKRELFENSRIFDRNGELLYEFFDTGKRTKVTIDEISPLLIQATIAIEDKTFYTNPGIDLAGIIRTLIDSLRAGEETGGASTITQQVIKNSVLTPEERLPERRYERKLKEIILAQELDRIYTKDQILELYLNENFYGNLAYGIQAASEVYFGVSAADLDLNQASLLAGLPQLPSVYNPINYLERDEQGGYLPPVFVGDDWLDPNARLPAGTPLPRIRQAAVLRRMVEDGYITEAQARRALATPLRFAPQEAPLNAPHFVFYVRDLLLQRYGAQIVYGGGLRITTTLDLQLQRMAQATAFARIAELEARNIHNAAVVIMQPNTGQILAMVGSIDYKAVKPTSTPGESGNVLDGQVNVATRERQPGSALKPFTYLAAMEQGMTPETVLWDVPTRFPTGTGDWYAPQNYNGQWNGPVRIRTALANSLNMPAVRALKFAGIDYTLRLLERVGIRTGLKRGAGFYGLSLTLGGGEVSPLELTTAYNTLASGGRYFAPVAILEITDSQGRTLERFTQTNGEEVVDPNLVAIITDMLSDDRARQAIWGLNSPLKLSLPAAVKTGTTNDWRDAWAVGYTPFVTVGVWTGNNNNEPTARVESLTGGGIIWRNVMENIFRLITEDERYRQLFAAPFPNGEIQTEFRIPEEVVRRPICELPGPFGGYREELFTLAMIKRLEEESQQTSAIMTGNVVPTEGFCSAYTKVTVVRIPTPEEWTSTGELRPNPPPPPPTDPKAPPPAQDLSALTDGAYCRPVPDTSYPPELVREIYLWKLPPPDPDEQVEYKWRGGDATVSLKYEELPECTAEMFQPPIPVPPVAGAILMPDLRQLGENQAKEVLALLGIDPGRIYVDYQGPDRAGDDYYRFGPYVVLSSMPAAGEWILPDTTIVLGIRAPDPGPEVAPTPEDTE; from the coding sequence ATGATTCGCTCACGTCGTATCGTTATGAATGGCCGCCGTGGTCGGCGCCACATACCACCACGCCTTCTTCGTAGCCGACCGACCCCACGCTCTGCGGTCAGTAAGGTTATCTTGAATATTATCCTGATAACATTGGGATTTGGCGTCGTGGTTCTGCTTGCCCTTGCTGGCGCAGCCTACAACGCATACTCGCAGATCGCCGAGAGCTTGAAACCACGATTAGCTCTCCTTGACAAGCGTGAGTTGTTTGAAAACTCGCGCATCTTTGACCGGAATGGTGAACTACTCTATGAGTTCTTTGATACCGGCAAGCGCACGAAGGTCACGATTGACGAGATCAGTCCGTTGCTCATTCAGGCTACAATTGCCATCGAGGATAAGACATTCTACACGAATCCGGGTATTGATCTGGCCGGTATCATCCGTACCCTGATCGACAGCCTGCGTGCTGGCGAAGAGACTGGCGGTGCTTCGACAATCACTCAGCAGGTGATTAAAAACAGTGTGCTTACGCCTGAAGAGCGCCTACCTGAGCGACGCTACGAGCGGAAATTGAAAGAGATTATTCTTGCCCAAGAGCTTGATCGTATCTACACCAAAGACCAGATTCTTGAGCTGTACCTCAATGAGAATTTTTATGGCAACCTGGCCTACGGCATTCAAGCTGCCAGTGAAGTCTATTTCGGGGTGAGCGCAGCCGACCTCGATCTGAATCAAGCTTCACTCCTTGCCGGACTGCCTCAGTTACCATCGGTGTACAATCCGATTAACTACCTTGAACGCGATGAGCAAGGCGGCTACCTGCCGCCGGTCTTCGTTGGTGACGACTGGTTAGATCCGAATGCGCGCCTACCTGCTGGCACACCATTACCACGGATTCGTCAGGCAGCAGTATTGCGCCGCATGGTCGAAGACGGTTACATCACTGAAGCTCAGGCCCGTCGGGCACTGGCGACGCCACTACGCTTTGCTCCACAAGAAGCACCGCTCAATGCACCACACTTTGTCTTTTATGTACGTGACTTGCTATTGCAACGCTACGGAGCGCAGATTGTATATGGCGGTGGGTTGCGCATCACAACAACCCTTGATCTGCAACTGCAACGGATGGCTCAGGCAACGGCTTTTGCCCGGATTGCCGAGCTAGAAGCCCGAAATATCCACAATGCGGCAGTAGTCATTATGCAGCCGAACACAGGCCAGATTCTGGCGATGGTCGGCAGCATTGATTACAAAGCTGTCAAACCGACCAGCACCCCCGGCGAGTCAGGGAATGTACTCGATGGGCAGGTGAATGTTGCGACCCGCGAACGACAACCCGGCTCGGCACTCAAGCCGTTTACTTATCTGGCAGCCATGGAACAGGGAATGACGCCGGAAACCGTTTTGTGGGATGTGCCTACTCGCTTTCCGACAGGTACCGGCGACTGGTACGCGCCACAGAACTATAATGGACAGTGGAACGGTCCAGTACGTATCCGTACCGCGTTAGCCAATTCACTCAATATGCCAGCGGTACGTGCGCTCAAGTTCGCCGGAATTGACTACACGCTCCGTTTGCTCGAACGAGTCGGGATTCGTACCGGTTTGAAACGCGGCGCCGGCTTCTATGGGCTATCACTCACCCTCGGCGGTGGCGAAGTCTCACCTCTCGAACTAACAACGGCGTACAATACGCTTGCCAGCGGTGGACGCTACTTTGCGCCAGTAGCTATTCTGGAAATCACCGACTCGCAAGGACGGACACTAGAGCGCTTTACCCAAACCAACGGTGAAGAAGTTGTAGATCCAAACCTGGTTGCAATCATCACCGACATGCTCAGCGATGATCGCGCCCGCCAGGCCATTTGGGGCTTGAACAGTCCGCTCAAACTCAGCCTGCCCGCAGCGGTCAAAACCGGTACGACCAACGACTGGCGTGATGCCTGGGCGGTAGGATACACGCCGTTTGTGACAGTTGGTGTCTGGACGGGTAATAACAACAATGAGCCAACGGCACGGGTTGAGAGTCTAACCGGCGGAGGGATTATCTGGCGCAACGTGATGGAAAACATCTTCCGCCTGATTACCGAAGATGAACGCTACCGGCAACTGTTCGCAGCACCTTTCCCTAATGGTGAAATCCAAACTGAGTTTAGAATCCCGGAAGAGGTTGTACGTCGTCCAATCTGTGAGCTACCCGGTCCCTTTGGCGGTTATCGCGAAGAGCTGTTCACGCTTGCAATGATCAAGCGTCTCGAAGAGGAATCACAACAAACGTCAGCCATCATGACCGGCAACGTGGTGCCGACTGAAGGATTCTGCTCGGCCTACACGAAAGTTACCGTTGTCCGCATTCCAACACCGGAAGAGTGGACGAGTACCGGTGAGCTGCGGCCAAATCCGCCACCGCCGCCTCCTACCGATCCCAAGGCTCCACCACCGGCCCAGGATTTGAGTGCTCTAACTGATGGAGCGTATTGTCGGCCTGTGCCCGACACCAGTTACCCGCCTGAACTGGTACGCGAAATCTATCTCTGGAAACTGCCACCACCCGATCCTGATGAACAGGTTGAGTACAAATGGCGCGGTGGAGACGCGACCGTTTCGCTCAAGTACGAAGAGTTACCGGAATGTACTGCCGAGATGTTCCAACCGCCGATTCCAGTACCACCGGTCGCCGGGGCAATTCTGATGCCTGATCTACGACAGCTAGGTGAAAACCAGGCCAAAGAGGTACTGGCACTCTTGGGGATTGACCCCGGACGCATTTATGTCGATTATCAGGGACCTGACCGTGCCGGCGACGATTATTATCGCTTTGGACCATACGTAGTGCTTAGTTCGATGCCAGCAGCAGGAGAATGGATATTGCCAGATACCACAATCGTCCTGGGGATTCGAGCGCCTGATCCTGGACCTGAAGTAGCTCCAACCCCAGAGGATACAGAGTGA
- a CDS encoding DUF4129 domain-containing protein: MNQPSLVGPAILIVLLITLPIASISDLIYEKIGWQPAWLIGASVIVGLETVALRMRMAAGLHEAAGGTLRYLAAEIFGLAVLARMVATLGFGVDGIVVMQAWIVDPLASLDVPFFLCLLTLATVSVLSRSGIAAIAVLVPNPPQKAPLYTLDALFYDSNARLRRWNAVQFIGNGVAWGGLFMIIMQNLRNHEGVLASGWMALYLIGGLSLLALAQQRAQIADWQSDGSAVAPDVVVRWRLLSIAIIGLIVLLALLMPVRIWIPISGEWRDVIYAILSIILLINLFFSTCFIGLMSLIILLPLLLYFLLTWLLNTSSETEPLLPPEPVAIAHAARESQFWPGLIFWLCIALLALLAFWQILRRQTWIKHVLKRVIAGVLAWWSVARQRRFWRKLSLRPQHGNGAIRLVRRRRMKVPLVDTVNAYYHAALRHAAARGYPRRPSQTPAEYATYALTRLPDGVTELQVLTDTYQRVVYAGKSIDRKEQRFLRQVLRRFRQKV; the protein is encoded by the coding sequence ATGAACCAGCCTTCACTCGTAGGTCCGGCAATACTTATCGTTCTACTGATAACGCTTCCTATTGCTTCAATCAGCGATCTGATTTACGAAAAGATCGGCTGGCAGCCTGCCTGGTTGATCGGCGCCAGCGTGATTGTTGGTTTAGAGACCGTTGCGTTGCGGATGCGGATGGCAGCCGGATTGCACGAGGCAGCAGGAGGTACATTGCGGTATCTGGCTGCCGAGATTTTTGGCCTGGCCGTGTTGGCACGTATGGTTGCCACACTTGGCTTCGGGGTTGATGGCATTGTGGTGATGCAGGCGTGGATTGTCGATCCGTTGGCTTCCCTCGATGTGCCTTTTTTCCTTTGTCTCCTTACCCTGGCGACGGTTTCTGTGCTCAGCCGCAGTGGAATTGCTGCCATCGCTGTACTCGTCCCTAACCCACCACAAAAGGCACCACTCTATACGCTCGACGCTCTATTTTACGACAGTAATGCTCGACTTCGCCGTTGGAATGCGGTGCAGTTTATTGGTAACGGTGTGGCCTGGGGTGGGCTATTTATGATTATTATGCAAAACTTGCGTAACCATGAGGGGGTGCTTGCATCTGGCTGGATGGCCCTTTATCTGATCGGTGGTCTGAGCCTGCTTGCGCTTGCCCAGCAGCGGGCGCAGATTGCCGACTGGCAGAGTGATGGATCAGCGGTTGCCCCAGATGTTGTTGTTCGTTGGCGTTTGCTGAGTATAGCAATCATTGGTTTGATAGTATTACTGGCTCTGCTGATGCCTGTTCGGATTTGGATACCGATCTCTGGAGAATGGCGTGATGTGATCTATGCAATCCTAAGTATTATTTTGCTTATAAATTTATTTTTCTCAACTTGTTTTATTGGTTTAATGAGTTTGATCATTCTATTACCACTTCTTTTATACTTTTTGCTAACCTGGCTGCTTAATACGTCTTCAGAAACAGAACCGCTTTTGCCTCCTGAACCGGTGGCTATAGCTCATGCGGCGCGTGAATCGCAATTCTGGCCTGGCCTGATCTTCTGGTTGTGTATAGCACTGCTTGCACTGCTCGCGTTTTGGCAGATTCTCCGGCGTCAGACCTGGATAAAGCATGTACTGAAACGAGTTATTGCCGGGGTTTTAGCCTGGTGGTCTGTTGCGCGGCAGCGCCGTTTCTGGCGTAAGCTGTCGCTGCGACCGCAACACGGAAACGGTGCTATCAGGTTGGTACGTCGGCGTCGGATGAAGGTTCCATTAGTTGATACGGTCAATGCCTACTACCATGCTGCTCTGCGCCATGCTGCCGCTCGTGGCTATCCGCGCCGACCGTCTCAGACTCCGGCAGAGTATGCTACCTACGCTCTCACCCGATTGCCAGACGGAGTGACAGAGCTACAGGTATTAACAGATACCTACCAGCGTGTGGTCTACGCCGGTAAAAGCATTGATCGGAAAGAGCAGCGATTCCTCAGACAGGTGCTGCGCCGCTTTCGGCAGAAGGTGTAA
- a CDS encoding 3'-5' exonuclease — protein MEKKQIDLRKPVVKVLTIHSAKGLEFPFVAVMRLAQNHFPHDFNHLPEEERAEMINQERRLFYVGCSRAMRALLVCATTDQPSSFVLDLPTTLWQHENG, from the coding sequence ATGGAGAAGAAGCAGATTGATCTGCGTAAGCCGGTCGTAAAAGTACTGACTATCCATTCGGCAAAAGGTCTGGAATTCCCCTTCGTGGCAGTGATGCGTTTGGCACAAAATCACTTTCCACACGATTTTAATCATTTACCAGAAGAAGAACGCGCAGAGATGATAAACCAGGAGCGCCGCTTGTTCTACGTTGGTTGCTCACGAGCAATGCGTGCTTTACTGGTTTGTGCTACTACCGATCAGCCGTCATCGTTCGTTCTTGACTTGCCGACAACGCTGTGGCAACACGAAAACGGGTAA
- a CDS encoding MFS transporter: MLRNRVFTAVVGGHFMVDVLNSIGAVLLAVLAGPFGLSNQQIGLALTVYTLLGALSQPLFGWIADRLAGHTLQLAAIGVAWMALCYTGVALAPNWTILLPCFMLAALGSGLFHPIGTASAATAVPDRPASATSIFFFGGQIGLAVGPLLAGVLLSIAGTAGIVPIALMALIPAGILLLAQQTARSRRSGHSTSTPQRRPWTRLAMILLLAFIILVIVRSSIQTVYQSFLPKLFSDRGWEPALYGALAGTFMASGAIGNVLNGWMADRLGMRVATVWPLILSVPAGLACFLATPLWAIFIAAGLAGMLVGGQHSILVLHAQRILPVRQGLASGLILGFTFASGAIGTWLSGMIADQIGLEQVMIGVTLLGLPAAALAFSLPGRTRPAAVAEVRAGLQPETGR; the protein is encoded by the coding sequence ATGCTGCGCAATCGGGTCTTCACCGCCGTAGTCGGTGGGCATTTTATGGTTGATGTCTTAAACAGTATCGGAGCGGTATTACTGGCAGTGCTGGCCGGACCATTTGGTCTGAGCAATCAACAGATTGGGCTAGCGTTGACCGTTTATACCCTACTGGGAGCATTGTCACAACCACTTTTCGGCTGGATTGCCGACCGGCTTGCCGGACACACCCTCCAACTGGCAGCAATTGGCGTCGCCTGGATGGCTCTCTGCTACACGGGCGTTGCTCTGGCACCCAACTGGACGATCCTTCTTCCATGTTTTATGCTAGCAGCGCTCGGCAGTGGTCTCTTTCACCCGATCGGTACTGCTAGCGCGGCGACGGCAGTGCCTGACAGACCGGCTAGTGCTACGTCGATCTTTTTCTTTGGTGGGCAAATTGGGTTAGCCGTTGGTCCCCTGCTCGCCGGTGTCCTGCTCAGTATTGCCGGCACAGCCGGGATCGTCCCTATTGCGCTGATGGCACTTATTCCGGCAGGAATTTTACTCCTGGCGCAGCAGACTGCCCGTAGCCGACGTAGCGGACATTCTACCTCTACCCCGCAGCGTCGTCCTTGGACACGGCTGGCAATGATATTGCTGCTTGCGTTCATTATTCTGGTTATTGTTCGATCATCGATCCAGACCGTGTATCAATCGTTTTTACCCAAGCTATTCAGCGATCGCGGTTGGGAGCCAGCGCTCTACGGGGCGCTGGCCGGTACTTTCATGGCCAGTGGTGCGATAGGAAATGTTCTCAATGGCTGGATGGCCGACCGTTTAGGTATGCGTGTAGCAACAGTCTGGCCGCTCATTCTGAGCGTACCTGCCGGGTTAGCGTGTTTTCTGGCGACACCACTATGGGCCATTTTCATCGCTGCCGGGCTAGCCGGAATGTTGGTCGGCGGGCAGCACAGCATTCTCGTTTTGCATGCTCAACGTATCCTACCGGTACGCCAGGGGCTGGCATCAGGCTTGATCCTAGGCTTTACGTTTGCATCCGGCGCCATTGGCACCTGGCTGAGTGGGATGATTGCCGACCAGATTGGCCTTGAACAGGTGATGATTGGGGTCACATTATTAGGCTTGCCGGCAGCCGCTTTGGCATTTTCGCTCCCTGGTCGCACACGCCCAGCCGCTGTTGCCGAAGTTCGGGCCGGGTTGCAGCCTGAGACGGGAAGATAG
- a CDS encoding glycosyltransferase family 39 protein: protein MQTEQLTQPNPSTTTTDQTILCIAKILLLALSCIAIGTYLYVALSRISFPFAVEWVESNTFIQVVQILNGRPIYTYPSFDFIPTIYTPLYYYIVALFAKFTQQIMFSMRFVSLLASITIFVMIYKICRQRGMSRESSFVAIGLFAASYGVVGYWFDIGRVDTLFLAFLLVSYALTITQAKPDSLYGMLAGLTLFLSFATKQPALGVTPFIVGYLVVQKRWLKALWLSCSFLVAWTGFVFFMNITSDGWFWTYTFSIPATHPILWETLFNFWTLYILPKFSLLLIIPIFSILILFLQRSYGWHF from the coding sequence ATGCAAACTGAGCAACTAACACAACCTAACCCATCCACAACAACCACTGACCAGACTATTCTTTGTATTGCCAAAATACTTCTGCTAGCACTATCCTGTATCGCGATTGGTACGTATCTCTACGTAGCACTTTCTCGTATATCCTTCCCATTTGCCGTTGAATGGGTAGAGTCCAATACGTTTATCCAGGTGGTTCAAATTCTCAATGGTAGACCCATTTATACTTATCCGAGTTTTGATTTTATTCCAACGATATATACTCCTTTATACTACTACATCGTTGCTCTATTTGCAAAATTCACTCAGCAAATCATGTTTTCAATGCGATTCGTTTCATTACTGGCGTCAATCACAATCTTTGTAATGATCTATAAGATTTGTCGTCAGCGTGGAATGAGCCGTGAGTCAAGTTTCGTCGCCATTGGTCTCTTTGCAGCATCTTACGGCGTCGTTGGATATTGGTTTGACATTGGTAGAGTAGACACTCTTTTTCTGGCCTTTTTATTGGTTAGCTATGCTCTAACCATTACTCAAGCAAAGCCAGACAGTCTATATGGAATGCTGGCCGGTTTGACACTTTTTCTGTCATTTGCAACCAAACAACCAGCTTTGGGAGTAACTCCATTTATCGTAGGATACCTGGTAGTGCAGAAACGCTGGCTTAAGGCTCTCTGGCTAAGCTGCTCTTTTCTGGTAGCCTGGACTGGATTTGTCTTCTTCATGAACATAACATCAGATGGATGGTTCTGGACATACACATTCAGCATACCTGCTACCCATCCCATACTTTGGGAAACACTTTTCAACTTTTGGACGTTATATATTCTTCCAAAATTTAGCTTGCTCCTTATCATTCCTATATTCTCAATACTAATTCTGTTTTTACAGAGAAGCTATGGATGGCATTTCTAA
- a CDS encoding amidohydrolase codes for MKTIMFYGGPIYTFDPAQTVVRALAVRGERIVAIGDEKTVREAAGDQVELINLEGRAVVPGLTDAHVHIVLHGLNQQQVQLSDCPDLSTALDRVAAAVQHLPARAWLRGNGWDHTRWGGRWPTRYDLDRVCPDRPAILTRKDGHSIWVNGQALALAGITAATPDPDGGHIQRDDNGEPTGILLETAMELVRSIVPPPGHAERIAALRLAITEALSYGLTALHVPPATNPNDGPETLIDLQTLHTAGELKIRVLAHLAGAHLDHAIALGLRSGLGDDWLRIGGLKLFADGSLGSESAHMLRPYDGRDHTGIAVIPPAELLEIITRANAHGISVVVHAIGDAANRNVLDAIAAARATAIPLALPNRIEHCQILDPNDIPRFAELGVIASMQPIHCTADMVMADRLWGSRCATSYAWRSLLSAGATLAFGSDAPVETLDPWAGIHAAVTRQTTDGRPEGGWYPEQRLTLSEAIAAYCIGPTIAGADADRRGRLRPGMLADLAVLNGDPFQLPASQLYTLHAELTMVGGQIVFIRS; via the coding sequence ATGAAGACGATCATGTTCTATGGCGGTCCGATTTACACGTTTGATCCCGCTCAAACGGTTGTACGCGCCTTGGCCGTTCGCGGTGAGCGTATCGTAGCGATTGGTGATGAAAAGACAGTGCGGGAAGCCGCCGGTGACCAGGTAGAGTTGATAAACCTGGAAGGACGGGCGGTTGTGCCTGGACTAACCGATGCCCATGTGCATATCGTGCTGCATGGTCTGAACCAACAGCAGGTGCAGTTAAGCGACTGTCCCGATCTATCCACTGCCCTTGATCGCGTTGCCGCCGCCGTCCAACATTTGCCGGCCAGGGCCTGGCTGCGTGGGAATGGCTGGGATCACACACGTTGGGGGGGGCGCTGGCCGACCCGCTATGATCTTGATCGGGTCTGCCCAGATCGTCCGGCCATCCTTACTCGCAAAGATGGTCACTCAATATGGGTGAACGGTCAGGCGCTTGCACTGGCCGGCATCACTGCTGCAACTCCCGATCCAGACGGTGGTCATATTCAACGCGATGATAACGGTGAACCGACCGGTATCTTGCTGGAAACAGCGATGGAGTTGGTCCGATCGATAGTTCCTCCGCCGGGTCATGCCGAACGGATTGCAGCGTTACGTCTGGCGATAACCGAAGCGCTGAGCTATGGCCTAACGGCTCTTCACGTGCCACCGGCGACGAATCCCAATGATGGCCCTGAGACACTCATCGATCTCCAGACCCTGCACACTGCTGGCGAGCTCAAGATTCGTGTGCTGGCCCATCTCGCCGGTGCGCATCTCGATCATGCCATTGCTCTTGGCCTGCGTAGTGGTTTGGGAGACGATTGGTTACGAATCGGGGGGCTGAAACTCTTCGCCGATGGTTCGCTCGGTTCTGAGAGCGCACACATGTTGAGGCCGTATGACGGTCGGGATCACACCGGGATTGCGGTTATTCCTCCCGCTGAGCTACTAGAGATTATTACTCGCGCCAACGCACATGGCATCAGCGTTGTTGTGCATGCCATTGGCGACGCTGCTAATCGCAATGTGCTTGATGCAATCGCTGCTGCTCGCGCTACGGCAATACCGCTGGCGTTGCCTAATCGGATCGAACATTGCCAGATCCTCGACCCGAACGACATTCCACGCTTCGCTGAATTGGGGGTGATTGCCTCGATGCAACCGATCCATTGCACTGCCGACATGGTGATGGCTGACCGACTCTGGGGTTCGCGCTGTGCCACCAGCTATGCCTGGCGCAGTCTGCTCTCGGCTGGCGCTACGCTCGCCTTTGGTTCTGACGCACCGGTTGAGACGCTCGACCCTTGGGCAGGCATTCACGCAGCAGTAACCCGTCAAACGACCGATGGCAGACCAGAAGGTGGATGGTATCCTGAACAGCGACTGACTCTTTCTGAAGCGATAGCGGCGTACTGTATTGGCCCGACGATTGCCGGCGCCGATGCTGATCGCAGAGGACGCCTGCGACCCGGAATGCTCGCCGATCTGGCAGTACTTAACGGCGATCCTTTCCAACTACCGGCATCCCAGCTCTACACTCTGCACGCCGAACTCACTATGGTCGGGGGTCAGATCGTCTTTATCCGTAGCTAA
- a CDS encoding NAD(P)/FAD-dependent oxidoreductase, which translates to MKEIVVIGGGPAGVEAAIAAAQGNTKVTLISEGPIGGRTGWDSLLPSKVWLHAAEVADMVAHASSEGGTAGRVEPATVIQRIKQVAHQWSEHEAQRLEAAGVQVVHGIATFSSPHHLTVRNDDNQQTLHADAVIIATGSVPRFPPAMKPDGQRIIAPRFASHLNTLPPDMIVIGAGPTGSEFASLFSRLGVRVTWIVGSPGVLPMFAPAAGAALNRAMTARGVNIVQVDGERVERSETGVRVTTTDGAVYEAAMAFLAIGRLPDLSRLDLAAAGLTVDANGQLTVDQHGRTAVDHIFAVGDAAGGPMLANRALAQAWIAGRTAADLPAPGYCPHTIVHAVYTVPEIAQVGIVTGAEEELKRVRASYTTSLKAFLSADTDGWVELTFDPITRQVRGGVAVGSHAADLLAPVALAIQTNATLADLAAVFAAYPTLSETIFTAARAASQVIA; encoded by the coding sequence ATGAAAGAGATTGTTGTGATCGGCGGCGGGCCGGCTGGCGTTGAAGCAGCAATTGCCGCTGCCCAGGGAAACACAAAAGTAACCCTTATCAGCGAGGGGCCAATAGGCGGTCGTACCGGCTGGGATAGTTTGTTGCCGAGTAAAGTCTGGCTACACGCAGCGGAAGTTGCCGACATGGTTGCTCATGCCTCATCTGAAGGAGGAACTGCTGGACGTGTCGAACCGGCAACGGTCATCCAACGCATCAAACAGGTCGCGCATCAATGGAGCGAGCACGAAGCGCAACGCTTAGAGGCTGCCGGGGTACAGGTTGTGCACGGTATCGCCACTTTCAGCAGTCCGCATCATCTGACGGTGCGCAACGATGATAACCAGCAGACATTACATGCCGATGCAGTGATTATTGCTACCGGTTCAGTGCCACGCTTCCCGCCTGCGATGAAACCTGACGGCCAACGCATTATTGCTCCTCGCTTCGCCAGCCATCTCAATACATTACCGCCTGATATGATCGTCATTGGGGCTGGTCCGACCGGTAGTGAATTTGCCTCCCTTTTCAGTCGTCTGGGCGTTCGTGTCACATGGATCGTTGGGAGTCCTGGAGTGTTACCTATGTTTGCCCCGGCTGCCGGTGCAGCACTAAACCGGGCAATGACTGCGCGGGGGGTAAACATTGTACAGGTTGATGGCGAACGAGTTGAGCGCAGCGAAACAGGGGTGCGCGTGACGACGACCGATGGTGCGGTGTATGAAGCGGCAATGGCGTTTCTCGCCATTGGACGGCTACCTGATCTGAGTCGTCTTGATCTGGCAGCAGCCGGTTTGACCGTGGATGCGAACGGGCAACTTACGGTTGATCAACACGGTCGTACCGCGGTTGATCATATCTTTGCCGTCGGTGATGCAGCCGGTGGCCCAATGCTGGCGAATCGGGCACTGGCACAAGCCTGGATTGCCGGACGTACCGCCGCTGATCTACCGGCGCCGGGGTATTGCCCACACACTATCGTGCATGCGGTCTATACGGTACCCGAAATTGCACAGGTGGGAATTGTGACCGGTGCCGAAGAGGAGCTGAAACGGGTTCGAGCATCCTATACAACGTCGCTCAAGGCTTTTCTTAGCGCTGACACTGACGGCTGGGTTGAATTAACCTTCGACCCGATCACCCGTCAGGTTCGTGGCGGAGTCGCCGTTGGGAGTCACGCTGCTGATTTGCTTGCCCCGGTAGCACTGGCGATCCAGACTAATGCGACTCTTGCCGATCTGGCAGCCGTCTTTGCCGCCTACCCAACATTGAGCGAGACGATCTTTACGGCTGCGCGGGCGGCAAGTCAGGTCATAGCTTGA
- a CDS encoding GxxExxY protein: MKDLQSYTPLTEKIIGAAMEVHRALGPGLLESAYEACLVYELAQRGLKVEQQKPIPLVYKSVRLDCGYRLDLLVENTIIIEIKAVEELHPIHEAQLISYLKLSGFRVGLLINFNVRLLKDGIRRFIV; the protein is encoded by the coding sequence ATGAAAGACCTTCAATCCTACACCCCCCTGACTGAAAAGATCATCGGCGCGGCTATGGAAGTCCACCGTGCGCTTGGTCCCGGTCTACTGGAATCTGCTTACGAGGCCTGCCTTGTATACGAATTAGCACAGCGAGGATTGAAGGTCGAGCAACAAAAGCCTATACCGCTCGTCTATAAAAGCGTGCGACTAGACTGCGGCTATCGGCTTGATCTACTGGTGGAAAATACTATCATCATCGAAATCAAGGCGGTAGAGGAACTACACCCGATTCACGAGGCACAATTGATCTCCTATCTCAAACTATCGGGATTCCGGGTAGGATTGCTCATCAACTTCAACGTGCGCCTGCTCAAAGATGGTATTCGTCGATTTATTGTTTAA